The DNA window GCCCGGGGCGCCTGGCCGCTCGAGACCGACCTGCTGGCCTTGCTCGAACCCGCCTGCGAGCACTTCGTGCGCATGTCCCGGCATTGGGTGATCGAGACCAACATTCCCTGGGCGCGTTACCACCCCGCCATTCGCGCGCTCGAGGGCCGCATCCGCCTGGCCCACGACGGGTGCGGTGCGGGCCGATGGCGCCTCGCTATCCAGCCCAACGGCGACATCACCCCCTGCCTCTGCGTTCACGCCCCGGGGTGGATCCTCGGCAACGTGCGCCGCGACGACCTGGGCCACGTCTTCCGCCACTCGCCCCACGCGCGGGCACTGCGGAGCCCCTGGGACCACGGCCTGTGTGCCGACTGCCCGGAGGTGCGCCGCTGTGGGGCCGGGTGCCGTGCGCTGGCCTATGCCCGCACCGGCCGGTTCGATGGCCCCGACGAGGCCTGCCCCCTGCGCCGGGGTCCGGCCGTCCATCCCCTCTCCCCCATGCCCCTTCGCCAGTGCGCCCCTGCGCCTCCTGAGAGGCGCGATCCCGTCTGAGGCTGGCGACAACGCAGTTGGCGGATAGTGGCAGCTCTCGGCCAAGAGCGGGGCGAAGCTCGCAGGGAGCCGGCGGGGGCCCCGCAGTGTGGGTCCACCCTACGCGAGCACAGTTGACCCACCGCGGGAGAGTGGCGGGAGCGGTCACAGGCGCAGGAGCGCCGAGCCCCACACGAAGCCCGAGCCGAAGGCAACGAGAAGCACCAGGCTGCCCTCAGGCGCTCGCCCCTGTCGCCGGGCCTGGTCGAGGGCCACGGGCAGGCAGGCGGAGGCCATGTTCCCGTACTCTTCGACGTTGACGAAGACCTTCTCGGGCGGGGCACCGACCTTGCGGACGATTTCCTCGAGCATGCGCAGGTTGGCCTGGTGCGGGATGAGGAGGGCCAGGTCATCGAACGTCAGGCTGTGGGTCTCGAGCGCCTCGACGATGGCCTCGGACATTCGGGCAACACCATTCTCGAACACCGCCTTGCCGTCCATGCGGAAGTGGACGCGGCCGGCGCCGACATCACCGGCATTGATGCAGTCGGGGCGACCGAGGGCGGAGCCTGGGGCGGCGGTGTAGAGGGCCTTCGCGCCGGCACCGTCGGCGTGGAGAGCGGTGGAGACGATGCCCGGCCGGCCATCGGGTGCGGGCCCGACGACGACCGCGCCGGCACCGTCACCAAGCAGAATGGCGATGTTGCGGCCGTCGTAGGAGCCGTCGATCCGCTTCGAGAGGACCTCGGAGCAGGCCACGAGCGCGTGGCGGTGGGTGCCTGCCCTCACGAAGTGATCGGCGATGGATAGGCCGTAGATGAGCCCCGCGCATTGCTGCTTGATGTCGAGCACGGCGATGCCGGGGATGCCGAGTCTCGCCTGAAGGAAGAAGGCGGTGCCCGGGTCGGCGTGGTCGGGCGTGATGGTGTTGAGGATGAGCAGGTCAATGTCGCCCATCGTCAGGCCGGCGTCGGCCACCGCCGCCTGACATGCGGGAACGGCCAGGCTCGAGGCGCATTCGTGCGGCTCGGCGTGGCGGCGGCGCAGCACGCCCGTGCGCGTGACGATGAACTCCTCGGTCGTGTCCATCATCCTCGTCACGTCCACGTTCGTGACGACGCTGGGCGGCAGGTAGTGCCCCGTGCCGAGGATGCGTGAGGCGGGCATGGCTCAGCCTTTCTGCTCGGGGCTCCCGTAGGCGAGGGACTGCTTGACGAGGACCGCGCAGTTCTTCTGGAAGAAGTCGAGCGGAAGCAGCGGCGTCCTCGCGTGGATCTCGGCGCCGAGTTCGGCGGCGATCTGGTCAGGGGCTTTGCCTGCCTTGGCCTCGGCGAGGATGCGCTCGTGGTAGGCCTTGGTCGCCGCCAGCGCGTCGCGGAAGCAGCGGGCGACGGCCCGGGCGCCGCGGATGGCCCCGTTGTGGCTGAGGCATAGCACTTCCGCGCCCAGTTTGGCCAGGCGGACGAGCGAACTGACGTAGGGCGCATAGCCCGTGAAGTAGTTGGGCCACCAGAGATCGTGCTCGGGCAGGTAGTAGCCCGCCGCATCCGAGATGACCAGCGTTCTGGTATCCGGCTCGAAGAGGCTCAGGCTGCACTCGCTGTGGCCAGGCGTCTCGAGCACGCGGAACGCGACGCCGGTGTCCACCACCACCGCATCGCCCTCCTTGAGCAAACGGTCCACGGGGATCCGCATCTCGGTGAGCGCCTCGGGGCGGTGGCGATCGTCAATGGCGCCGGACTGGAGCAGCGAACCGGTCAGCGCGCCGTCAATCTTGCAGAAGAAGCCGATCGCCTTGTCAATCCCCATCGTCTTCGCGGCCGCTCCCGAGGCCAGCACCTGGGCGCCGGGGAACTCGCGGCGCAGCAGCGGCACGGCCATCACGTGGTCGGGGTGCGCGTGGGTGACCACGATCTGCTTCACGAAGTCGCGGCGGATGCCCAACTGGTCGAACTGTTCGAGCAGCAGCGGCCCCATGGCGCCCACGCCGCCCTCGAAGAGGGTGCCTTCGTCCTCGCCGGAGTACAGGAACATGGGATAGGCATTGGTGCCCAGCATCAGCACCTTGTCGCTCACGGCAACGGGGGGATTCTTGATCAGCACGGGGGTTCTCCTG is part of the Planctomycetota bacterium genome and encodes:
- a CDS encoding beta-ketoacyl-ACP synthase III, giving the protein MPASRILGTGHYLPPSVVTNVDVTRMMDTTEEFIVTRTGVLRRRHAEPHECASSLAVPACQAAVADAGLTMGDIDLLILNTITPDHADPGTAFFLQARLGIPGIAVLDIKQQCAGLIYGLSIADHFVRAGTHRHALVACSEVLSKRIDGSYDGRNIAILLGDGAGAVVVGPAPDGRPGIVSTALHADGAGAKALYTAAPGSALGRPDCINAGDVGAGRVHFRMDGKAVFENGVARMSEAIVEALETHSLTFDDLALLIPHQANLRMLEEIVRKVGAPPEKVFVNVEEYGNMASACLPVALDQARRQGRAPEGSLVLLVAFGSGFVWGSALLRL
- a CDS encoding MBL fold metallo-hydrolase, which encodes MLIKNPPVAVSDKVLMLGTNAYPMFLYSGEDEGTLFEGGVGAMGPLLLEQFDQLGIRRDFVKQIVVTHAHPDHVMAVPLLRREFPGAQVLASGAAAKTMGIDKAIGFFCKIDGALTGSLLQSGAIDDRHRPEALTEMRIPVDRLLKEGDAVVVDTGVAFRVLETPGHSECSLSLFEPDTRTLVISDAAGYYLPEHDLWWPNYFTGYAPYVSSLVRLAKLGAEVLCLSHNGAIRGARAVARCFRDALAATKAYHERILAEAKAGKAPDQIAAELGAEIHARTPLLPLDFFQKNCAVLVKQSLAYGSPEQKG